One genomic segment of Erysipelotrichaceae bacterium 66202529 includes these proteins:
- a CDS encoding peptidoglycan DD-metalloendopeptidase family protein — protein MKKKYAVLFVSGALLISNAGLLKAESFEGRESEMNAKCAVIKDTKTQEECSRYKSYLQSKSDNLDKEIRDIKSQIASVKGDAEQVSKLIAENNKKIESYEKEISSIQASIDQTQSSISDLKKQIKDKEESIKERDKQMRARLLEMQAYTGSNYYIDFLMGSTSFTDLLRRTEIVGELNKYENDQIKTLNKEKKKLDQDRKIVEEQKELLVVQQKNIKSSKAKVEAFNEVKKDLLSDYHEKEASLAAQKREAQMAQASLPKVDLSLAADFDEPAEEPQKPDNSQNNGNDTGNSGNTDNGNTGNNGNENGNTDNSGGNSDNNSQGNTGNSGGNTGGGSSGGGTAQSSGFIAPLQSGWHYEAGTWAYPGGGGHMGMDFSTGSTTGIPVVAPANGIIIHTYQGCGYGALNNWCGIPAGGGNNVALLTRVNGVVYAMPFYHLSSVAVSVGQRVNQGQVIGYSGSSGNSSGPHCHVEIIRVGSMTMSAALNQFNRTGDLTFGTGWNADAPNACGTAPCRERPEQYWLQ, from the coding sequence ATGAAAAAAAAATATGCGGTTCTGTTTGTCAGCGGGGCATTGCTGATCAGTAATGCGGGCCTTCTGAAAGCAGAAAGCTTTGAAGGCAGAGAAAGTGAAATGAATGCTAAATGTGCAGTCATTAAGGATACGAAAACCCAGGAGGAATGCAGCAGATATAAGAGTTATCTGCAAAGCAAGTCGGATAATCTGGATAAGGAAATCCGTGATATTAAGAGTCAGATTGCCAGTGTTAAGGGAGATGCAGAGCAGGTAAGCAAGCTGATTGCGGAAAACAATAAGAAAATTGAGAGCTATGAGAAGGAAATCAGCAGTATTCAGGCGAGCATTGATCAGACGCAGAGCTCTATCAGTGATTTAAAAAAGCAGATTAAGGATAAGGAAGAAAGCATTAAGGAACGTGACAAGCAGATGCGTGCACGGCTTTTGGAAATGCAGGCATATACGGGAAGTAATTATTATATTGATTTCCTTATGGGATCAACAAGCTTTACCGATCTGCTGAGAAGAACAGAAATTGTTGGCGAATTAAACAAGTATGAAAATGATCAGATCAAAACGCTGAATAAGGAAAAGAAAAAGCTTGATCAGGACCGCAAAATCGTTGAGGAACAAAAGGAGCTGCTCGTTGTACAGCAGAAGAATATAAAATCCAGTAAGGCGAAGGTGGAAGCCTTTAATGAGGTAAAAAAGGATTTGTTAAGTGATTATCATGAGAAGGAAGCAAGTCTGGCAGCACAGAAACGTGAGGCGCAGATGGCGCAGGCAAGTCTGCCAAAGGTGGATTTATCGCTTGCCGCAGATTTTGACGAACCTGCTGAAGAGCCGCAGAAGCCGGACAATTCTCAAAATAATGGAAACGATACCGGAAATAGCGGCAATACGGATAATGGAAATACCGGAAACAATGGGAATGAAAATGGCAATACGGATAACAGTGGCGGAAATTCCGATAATAATTCTCAGGGTAATACTGGAAATTCAGGCGGTAACACAGGTGGAGGTTCATCTGGCGGGGGAACTGCACAAAGCTCCGGGTTTATAGCTCCGCTGCAGAGTGGCTGGCATTATGAAGCTGGTACCTGGGCATATCCGGGTGGCGGCGGTCACATGGGAATGGATTTCTCTACCGGATCAACAACAGGCATTCCGGTGGTGGCACCGGCAAACGGTATCATCATTCATACATATCAGGGCTGTGGATACGGTGCTTTGAATAACTGGTGCGGTATTCCGGCTGGCGGTGGTAATAATGTTGCCCTGCTGACCAGAGTGAATGGTGTTGTATATGCGATGCCGTTCTATCATTTAAGCTCTGTGGCTGTAAGTGTGGGGCAGCGTGTGAATCAGGGACAGGTTATCGGATATTCCGGAAGCTCCGGGAACAGCTCCGGGCCGCATTGTCATGTGGAAATCATCCGTGTCGGATCAATGACAATGTCTGCTGCACTGAATCAGTTTAACCGTACAGGCGATTTGACCTTCGGCACAGGCTGGAATGCGGATGCACCAAATGCATGCGGGACAGCGCCATGCCGGGAACGGCCGGAGCAATACTGGCTGCAGTAG
- a CDS encoding helix-turn-helix domain-containing protein — MQAWDAIQKTLDYMEEHYDEELTIEQLSEIAHLSRFYYQRLFYRLVGYTVNDYLRSVRLKKAAGLLKKEEMKIVDIAMRCGFSSHSALTRAFRQVYGISPTDYKTKDIHLDHVIRPQLGMKYTLIDEGVPLICDDMVLEIHRVVCKDAIWFSGYLKEEDQTKIAQPKENTLVELWNRLEQDALLQAAAMDEGDDILTPSQSPGIFTYMAAVQTENPVQGYASFQMPPGTYVMCEYEAESFEILVQEALYKASAYLFEVWLPSHGYESDAFLVQRYIHPKQEACKIQLWVRVSETF, encoded by the coding sequence ATGCAGGCATGGGATGCAATACAAAAGACATTGGATTATATGGAGGAGCATTATGATGAGGAGCTGACAATCGAGCAGCTTTCTGAAATCGCACATCTTTCCAGATTTTATTATCAGCGCTTATTTTACAGACTGGTGGGGTATACCGTTAATGACTATCTTCGCAGCGTGCGTCTGAAAAAGGCGGCAGGACTGTTAAAAAAAGAGGAAATGAAAATCGTGGATATCGCTATGCGGTGCGGATTTTCCAGTCACAGTGCATTAACAAGAGCTTTTCGACAGGTGTATGGTATTTCACCGACAGACTATAAAACAAAGGATATTCATCTGGATCATGTGATACGACCACAACTGGGAATGAAATATACCCTGATTGATGAGGGTGTTCCGCTGATCTGTGATGATATGGTACTTGAAATTCATCGCGTAGTATGTAAGGATGCCATCTGGTTCAGCGGTTATTTGAAAGAAGAAGATCAAACAAAAATCGCACAGCCGAAGGAAAATACACTTGTGGAGCTCTGGAACAGGCTTGAACAGGATGCACTTTTACAGGCAGCCGCCATGGATGAGGGGGATGACATACTTACGCCTTCACAAAGCCCGGGTATTTTTACATATATGGCTGCGGTACAGACAGAAAACCCGGTGCAGGGCTATGCCTCCTTTCAGATGCCGCCGGGTACCTATGTGATGTGTGAATATGAAGCGGAAAGCTTTGAGATTCTGGTGCAGGAAGCGCTGTATAAGGCCAGTGCCTATCTTTTTGAGGTGTGGCTGCCAAGTCACGGTTATGAAAGCGATGCCTTTTTGGTTCAGCGCTATATTCATCCAAAACAGGAGGCTTGTAAAATACAGCTGTGGGTCAGAGTATCAGAAACATTTTAA
- the fetB gene encoding iron export ABC transporter permease subunit FetB: MNNSVMDLSLINLSIAYIFVLVLLIIFRARGIRRERMILIATTRMTIQLTIMGYILLYVFKNPSWWLTLLMLGIMLGFAIYNAQKRVRYQMNSDLKRLMAISMTVGYLSTAVIFMLLVLQVRPWFNPQYFIPISGMIIGNSMTGIALGANRLCANMQDHREKIENSLMLGASPKLAAHEEVNDAFDSAILPTMNNMMTMGIVSLPGMMTGQMLSGTFPLTAIKYQIGIMLAILGCTAITVVVFVTLGYKTFFTRHASLK; encoded by the coding sequence ATGAATAATTCAGTTATGGATCTGTCGCTTATCAATCTTTCCATCGCCTATATTTTTGTGCTTGTATTGCTGATTATCTTCCGCGCAAGAGGAATCCGCAGAGAGCGCATGATTTTAATTGCGACAACCCGTATGACTATTCAGCTAACCATTATGGGATACATTTTGCTGTATGTGTTTAAAAATCCAAGCTGGTGGCTGACTCTGCTTATGCTGGGAATCATGCTGGGCTTTGCCATTTACAATGCACAAAAAAGAGTACGCTATCAGATGAACAGTGATTTAAAACGCCTCATGGCCATTTCTATGACCGTCGGCTATCTCAGTACTGCGGTTATTTTCATGCTGCTGGTTCTGCAGGTACGCCCCTGGTTCAATCCACAGTATTTCATTCCAATTTCCGGTATGATTATTGGAAATTCTATGACAGGCATCGCACTTGGCGCAAACCGTCTGTGCGCCAATATGCAGGATCACAGAGAAAAAATTGAAAACTCACTGATGCTAGGCGCATCACCAAAGCTGGCGGCTCATGAAGAAGTGAACGACGCCTTTGACAGTGCCATTTTACCAACGATGAATAATATGATGACAATGGGAATCGTTTCGCTGCCGGGAATGATGACCGGACAGATGCTATCGGGAACCTTTCCTCTGACAGCGATTAAATACCAGATCGGCATCATGCTTGCCATTCTGGGCTGTACGGCAATAACGGTTGTTGTCTTTGTGACCCTTGGCTATAAAACATTTTTCACACGTCATGCATCCCTGAAGTAA
- a CDS encoding ATP-binding cassette domain-containing protein: MFELKNVTFKHILHIQHVCLDRCVTCITGPSGSGKTTMLRLLNRLNEADGGTILFHGEDIQKMNPVELRRRVVMLGQTPVIYPGDIEENLQIGLKLSGRLPATRQKLKEYLKKVDLNKELNESCARLSGGEKQRLCLARVMLMEAEVYLVDEPSSALDKETEGFVIENLVQFVMERNRQLIMVTHSQEVSAKYPKSLLRIENGDTKGYVYE, encoded by the coding sequence ATGTTTGAGCTTAAAAATGTTACATTTAAACATATTCTTCATATACAGCATGTATGTCTGGATCGCTGTGTTACCTGTATAACCGGTCCCAGCGGCAGCGGGAAAACAACAATGCTAAGATTATTAAACCGTTTGAATGAGGCCGATGGGGGAACCATTTTGTTTCACGGTGAGGATATTCAGAAAATGAATCCGGTGGAGCTGCGCAGAAGGGTTGTCATGCTGGGGCAGACGCCTGTGATTTATCCGGGGGATATAGAAGAAAATCTGCAAATAGGCTTAAAGCTCAGCGGACGCCTTCCGGCAACGCGGCAGAAGCTGAAGGAGTATCTGAAAAAGGTTGATTTAAACAAGGAATTGAATGAAAGCTGTGCGCGGTTATCCGGAGGGGAAAAGCAGCGCTTATGTCTGGCTAGAGTCATGCTGATGGAGGCTGAGGTCTACCTGGTGGATGAGCCTAGCTCGGCGCTGGATAAGGAAACCGAAGGCTTTGTGATTGAAAATCTGGTACAGTTTGTGATGGAGCGTAACCGTCAGTTGATCATGGTAACACACTCGCAGGAGGTATCCGCAAAATATCCAAAGAGTCTGTTGCGTATCGAAAACGGCGATACAAAGGGGTATGTATATGAATAA
- a CDS encoding EamA family transporter has protein sequence MYTKGILYTVLSAVLFGITPLITTAVYGYGANSMTVVFYRSLFVIPMLAVIMKARGISFTISVRDLRNTGIIAVFGSGLTTILLFSSYAYIDVGCATTLHFLYPVFVSLLCFAVYHERLGRRKLLALGMAFVGALCFFDLTNAGSITGLIMAASSALTYAFYMVQLEKTRLSHQNAYKISFYLAIFILLETLVYHLLFSSIQFILPWNAYLLILLLSLVSSFLAVVLLQKGIQKLGSSTASLFCLFEPITSVICGVFFLQEALTPAKTAGCLIILTALIIMSREQKKKEAS, from the coding sequence ATGTATACCAAGGGTATTCTATATACTGTTTTATCTGCTGTTTTGTTCGGCATAACGCCACTGATTACAACTGCCGTCTATGGATACGGGGCTAATTCCATGACCGTTGTGTTTTACCGTTCCTTGTTTGTAATTCCCATGCTGGCAGTTATCATGAAAGCAAGAGGGATATCCTTTACCATTTCTGTAAGGGATTTGCGAAATACCGGTATCATAGCCGTATTCGGAAGCGGTTTGACAACCATCCTGCTGTTTTCTTCCTATGCCTATATTGATGTCGGCTGTGCAACTACCCTGCATTTTCTGTATCCGGTCTTTGTGTCGCTTCTCTGCTTTGCGGTATATCATGAACGGCTTGGAAGACGCAAGCTGCTGGCTTTGGGGATGGCATTTGTTGGAGCTCTCTGCTTTTTTGATCTGACCAATGCAGGAAGCATCACCGGTTTGATCATGGCCGCAAGCTCTGCACTCACCTATGCATTTTATATGGTGCAGCTGGAGAAAACACGGCTATCCCATCAAAATGCCTATAAGATATCCTTTTATCTCGCCATTTTCATTCTCCTTGAAACCCTCGTCTATCACCTGCTGTTCTCCTCAATTCAGTTTATATTGCCATGGAATGCCTATCTGCTGATTCTGCTGCTCAGTCTGGTATCCAGCTTTCTGGCCGTTGTACTTTTACAGAAGGGGATTCAGAAGCTGGGCTCCAGTACCGCTTCCTTATTCTGTCTCTTTGAGCCAATCACATCCGTAATTTGCGGTGTTTTCTTTCTTCAGGAGGCTTTAACTCCGGCAAAAACAGCAGGATGTCTTATCATACTTACGGCACTGATTATCATGAGCAGAGAACAGAAGAAGAAAGAAGCTTCTTAA